Proteins found in one Vigna radiata var. radiata cultivar VC1973A unplaced genomic scaffold, Vradiata_ver6 scaffold_83, whole genome shotgun sequence genomic segment:
- the LOC106754086 gene encoding transcription factor MYB4 produces MKTPCCERMGMKKGPWTAEEDQILVSHIQRYGHGNWRALPKQAGLLRCGKSCRLRWINYLRPDIKRGKFSKEEEDTILKLHEILGNRWSAIATSLPGRTDNEIKNFWHTHLKKRIQKSGVHINGNASSHILQEAQANSSSSSSAVSSAYGNVMIDNYGLPSRKNPINPPIVGTGFYGAVPSDTFGETEDNHDSCQISEEMEFWYNIFIKSGQTSRDNENLGH; encoded by the exons ATGAAGACTCCTTGCTGTGAGAGAATGGGAATGAAGAAGGGACCTTGGACTGCAGAGGAAGACCAGATATTGGTTTCTCATATTCAACGATATGGCCATGGTAACTGGCGTGCCCTTCCTAAACAAGCTG GATTGTTAAGGTGTGGCAAGAGTTGCAGGCTTCGTTGGATAAATTACCTAAGGCCAGATATTAAACGAGGGAAATTCagcaaggaagaagaagatacCATCCTAAAGCTGCATGAAATTCTTGGAAATAG GTGGTCTGCTATAGCGACAAGCTTACCCGGAAGAACAGACAACGAAATAAAGAATTTTTGGCATACCCATTTGAAGAAGAGGATCCAAAAAAGTGGAGTGCATATAAATGGCAATGCTTCATCGCATATTTTGCAAGAGGCACAAGCAAATAGTTCATCAAGTTCAAGTGCAGTTTCTAGTGCCTATGGAAATGTAATGATTGACAATTACGGTTTACCCTCAAGGAAGAATCCAATCAATCCACCTATTGTAGGTACTGGATTTTATGGTGCAGTCCCCTCAGATACTTTTGGAGAAACTGAGGACAATCATGATTCTTGTCAGATAAGTGAAGAAATGGAGTTTTGGTACAATATATTCATCAAATCAGGGCAAACATCACGAGACAATGAGAATCTAGGACATTAG